A section of the Agromyces aurantiacus genome encodes:
- the ftsR gene encoding transcriptional regulator FtsR — MTEGAARRRPAPAPPLLGIGQVLAKLQPEFPELTPSKLRFLEEQGLVTPSRTAAGYRKFSPADVERLQVILAMQRDHYLPLKVIRAHLEAVDAGDAPALPGAVSAATVRATAHRFSREELLREAGAGAGLLDEAIAASVIRPAEVYGTDALEALRALAALGAVGIEPRHLRGLRAAAEREAALIDQAIAPERRSDPAGRARSAERARELAEHLAVVHASVLRRALEGGSR; from the coding sequence GTGACCGAGGGCGCCGCGAGGCGGCGTCCGGCACCCGCCCCGCCGCTGCTCGGCATCGGCCAGGTCCTGGCGAAGCTCCAACCGGAGTTCCCGGAACTGACCCCGTCGAAGCTGCGGTTCCTCGAGGAGCAGGGGCTCGTCACCCCGTCGCGCACCGCGGCGGGCTACCGCAAGTTCTCACCGGCCGACGTGGAGCGGCTGCAGGTCATCCTCGCCATGCAGCGCGATCACTACCTGCCGCTCAAGGTCATCCGGGCGCACCTGGAGGCGGTCGACGCCGGCGACGCGCCGGCACTGCCCGGCGCCGTCAGCGCGGCGACCGTCCGCGCGACGGCCCATCGCTTCTCCCGGGAGGAGCTCCTCCGCGAAGCGGGGGCCGGCGCCGGGCTGCTCGACGAGGCGATCGCGGCGTCCGTGATCCGGCCGGCCGAGGTCTACGGCACCGACGCGCTCGAGGCGCTGCGCGCCCTCGCCGCGCTCGGTGCGGTCGGCATCGAGCCGAGGCACCTGCGAGGGCTGCGGGCGGCCGCCGAGCGCGAAGCGGCCCTCATCGACCAGGCGATCGCCCCCGAGCGACGTTCCGACCCGGCAGGGCGGGCGCGCAGCGCCGAACGCGCGCGCGAGCTCGCCGAGCACCTCGCGGTCGTGCACGCGAGCGTCCTGCGGCGCGCGCTCGAGGGCGGTTCCCGCTGA
- a CDS encoding MerR family transcriptional regulator gives MSELDRSERTRYDLGLLFTDGLPEHDDGTGYRGAVAARAAGISYRQLDYWARTQLVEPTVRGAAGSGSQRLYGFRDILVLKLVKRLLDTGISLQQIRVAVTQLRESGIEDLAQTTLMSDGASVYLCTSDDEVIDLVNRGQGVFGIAVGKVLREVESTLVELDTQPAEQVDELAARRARSTRKIS, from the coding sequence ATGAGCGAGCTCGATCGGAGCGAACGCACGCGCTACGACCTCGGACTGCTCTTCACGGACGGGCTTCCGGAGCACGACGACGGCACGGGCTACCGCGGCGCCGTGGCGGCCCGCGCGGCCGGCATCAGCTACCGCCAGCTCGACTACTGGGCTCGCACCCAGCTGGTCGAACCCACCGTGCGCGGCGCTGCCGGGTCGGGATCGCAGAGACTGTACGGGTTCCGCGACATCCTCGTGCTGAAGCTCGTCAAGCGCCTCCTCGACACGGGCATCTCGCTGCAGCAGATCCGCGTCGCGGTCACGCAGCTCCGCGAGTCCGGCATCGAGGACCTCGCCCAGACGACGCTCATGAGCGACGGCGCGAGCGTCTACCTCTGCACCTCCGACGATGAGGTGATCGACCTCGTGAACCGCGGGCAGGGCGTGTTCGGCATCGCCGTCGGCAAGGTCCTCCGCGAGGTGGAGTCGACGCTCGTCGAGCTCGACACGCAGCCGGCCGAGCAGGTCGACGAGCTCGCCGCGCGACGTGCACGATCGACCCGCAAGATCTCCTGA
- a CDS encoding ParA family protein: MHVLSVSSLKGGVGKTTVTLGLASAAFARGVRTLVVDLDPQSDVSTGMDIQVGGHLNVADVLASPKERIVRSAIAPSGWARSNPQSTIDVMIGSPSAINYDGPHPSIRDIWKLEEALANVEADYELVLIDCAPSLNALTRTAWAASDRVAVVTEPGLFSVAAADRALRAIEEIRRGLSPRLQPLGIIVNRARVQSLEHQFRIKELRDMFGPLVLSPQLPERTSLQQAQGAAKPLHMWPGESAEEMSAHFDQLLERVLRTARIGEFAQAPNGRLEIDAPSR; encoded by the coding sequence GTGCACGTTCTCTCGGTCAGTTCCCTGAAGGGCGGCGTCGGAAAGACGACCGTCACCCTCGGACTGGCGTCGGCCGCGTTCGCGCGCGGCGTGCGCACGCTCGTGGTCGACCTGGATCCGCAGTCCGACGTGTCGACCGGGATGGACATCCAGGTCGGCGGTCACCTCAACGTCGCCGACGTCCTCGCCTCGCCGAAGGAGAGGATCGTCCGCTCGGCGATCGCCCCCTCCGGTTGGGCGCGTTCGAACCCGCAGTCGACCATCGACGTCATGATCGGCAGCCCGTCGGCCATCAACTACGACGGCCCGCACCCGTCCATCCGGGACATCTGGAAGCTCGAGGAGGCGCTCGCCAACGTCGAGGCCGACTACGAGCTCGTGCTCATCGACTGCGCGCCGTCGCTCAACGCGCTCACGCGCACGGCATGGGCCGCGAGCGACCGCGTCGCCGTGGTGACCGAGCCCGGCCTGTTCTCGGTGGCCGCCGCCGACCGCGCGCTGCGCGCGATCGAGGAGATCCGTCGCGGCCTCTCCCCCCGCCTGCAGCCGCTCGGCATCATCGTGAACCGTGCGCGCGTGCAGTCGCTCGAGCACCAGTTCCGCATCAAGGAGCTGCGAGACATGTTCGGCCCGCTCGTGCTCAGCCCGCAGCTGCCCGAGCGCACGTCGCTCCAGCAGGCGCAGGGCGCCGCGAAGCCGCTGCACATGTGGCCCGGCGAGAGCGCCGAGGAGATGTCGGCGCACTTCGACCAGCTCCTCGAGCGGGTGCTGCGCACGGCCCGGATCGGCGAGTTCGCCCAGGCCCCGAACGGCCGGCTGGAGATCGACGCCCCGAGCCGCTGA